A part of Fusarium graminearum PH-1 chromosome 3, whole genome shotgun sequence genomic DNA contains:
- a CDS encoding cytochrome c oxidase polypeptide VIb: MSDDGQELVTKPFKFVTGTDARFPNMNQTKHCWQNYVDYHKCIIAKGEDFAPCRQSGNFPVKLDA, from the exons ATGTCGGACGACGGTCAGGAGCTTGTTACCAAGCCCTTCAAGTTTGTCACTG GCACTGATGCTCGTTTCCCCAACATGAACCAGACCAAGCACTGCTGGCAAAACTACGTCGATTACCACAAGTGCATTATCGCCAAGGGCGAGGACTTTGCGCCCTGCCGCCAG TCCGGCAACTTCCCCGTCAAGCTCGATGCTTAA